A region from the Candidatus Hydrogenedentota bacterium genome encodes:
- a CDS encoding sodium-translocating pyrophosphatase, giving the protein MRDLPFLKLAAAAAVASLLVVFYLARYVLAQSPGTELMARISRQVQVGALAFLRREYAWVLALSLLVMGFLAVVGLYNPDMGLNWKTSVAFAAGAVASGCAGFLGMFIATRANARTTEAARARGVAGALAVAASGGAVMGLGVVGIALLGLVLVYRLFEGDTAIVNGYAMGASLVALFGRSGGGIFTKGADMAADLVGKLERGIPEDDPRNPAVIADNVGDNVGDVAGLGADLLESYVESIIACLAIGAIIVAGGGPIYLLAFPFVVASLGILASVVGVLYLRIGASAHPEQALLTGTGISALLTVAGVAGYTVTAGVPFTYGGTSFAWWGPLGACVLGIVSGGVVGFVSDFYTSASFRPVRRMALRCETGPATAVVEGLAIGMQSTAIPVVILACSIMAAYACCGIYGVAVAALGMLATTGMVVAVDAYGPIADNAGGIAEMAGLDPSVRAITDNLDAVGNSTAAIGKGFAIGSAAFAAIGLLSAYIMSMDAALLRVSGGPGLVLTLSDPAVLAGLLIGAMLPFWFSSMLFHAVGTCANTMIIEVRRQFAEIPGLREGLESVRPDSERCVDIATRGAIRGMLLPGTLSISVPVFIGLFLGPEALAGLLVGALATGVMLGIQTANSGGAMDNAKKYIEAGQHGGKNSDAHRAAVVADTVGDPLKDTVGPSLNILIKFMCVIALVLAPLFAG; this is encoded by the coding sequence ATGCGGGACCTGCCCTTCTTGAAACTCGCCGCCGCCGCCGCGGTGGCTTCCCTCCTTGTTGTCTTCTACCTCGCACGTTATGTTCTAGCCCAGAGTCCGGGTACTGAGCTGATGGCGCGCATATCCCGGCAGGTGCAGGTTGGCGCCCTGGCCTTTCTCCGGCGGGAATACGCCTGGGTTCTTGCCTTGTCGCTGCTCGTCATGGGCTTCCTCGCCGTCGTCGGTCTGTATAACCCCGACATGGGCCTGAATTGGAAGACCTCCGTCGCTTTTGCCGCCGGGGCCGTGGCCAGTGGGTGCGCCGGCTTTCTGGGCATGTTCATCGCCACGCGCGCCAACGCCAGGACCACCGAGGCGGCCCGCGCCCGAGGCGTTGCCGGAGCACTCGCCGTCGCGGCCAGTGGGGGGGCCGTCATGGGCCTGGGTGTGGTGGGTATTGCCCTGCTCGGTCTAGTGCTGGTCTACCGTCTCTTTGAAGGGGATACCGCCATCGTAAACGGCTACGCCATGGGCGCCTCCCTGGTGGCGCTTTTCGGTCGCTCGGGTGGTGGAATCTTTACCAAGGGCGCCGATATGGCCGCCGACCTCGTTGGCAAGCTGGAGCGGGGAATTCCCGAAGACGATCCCCGGAATCCGGCCGTCATCGCCGACAACGTGGGCGACAATGTGGGCGATGTGGCGGGCCTGGGCGCCGACTTGCTCGAATCCTACGTCGAATCCATTATCGCCTGTCTGGCCATCGGCGCGATCATCGTGGCGGGGGGCGGGCCCATCTATCTGCTGGCCTTTCCTTTCGTGGTGGCGTCGCTGGGAATTCTCGCTTCGGTAGTCGGGGTGTTGTATCTCCGTATCGGCGCGAGCGCCCACCCGGAGCAGGCTCTGCTGACCGGCACCGGCATCAGCGCGCTCCTGACGGTGGCCGGGGTAGCGGGCTACACGGTTACGGCGGGGGTCCCCTTCACCTATGGCGGTACTTCCTTTGCCTGGTGGGGGCCGCTGGGCGCCTGCGTGCTGGGTATAGTCTCCGGCGGGGTGGTGGGCTTCGTAAGCGACTTCTACACCTCCGCGAGCTTCCGGCCCGTGCGTCGCATGGCACTGCGCTGCGAAACCGGACCGGCCACCGCGGTGGTCGAGGGCCTGGCCATCGGCATGCAGAGCACGGCTATTCCCGTGGTGATACTTGCCTGTTCCATCATGGCGGCCTATGCGTGCTGCGGGATCTACGGCGTCGCGGTGGCGGCCCTCGGCATGCTCGCGACCACGGGCATGGTCGTCGCCGTAGACGCCTATGGCCCCATCGCCGACAACGCGGGCGGTATCGCCGAAATGGCGGGCCTGGATCCGTCCGTGCGGGCAATCACCGATAATCTCGACGCCGTAGGCAACTCAACCGCCGCCATCGGAAAGGGATTCGCCATCGGAAGTGCGGCCTTCGCGGCCATCGGACTCCTCAGCGCCTACATCATGTCCATGGATGCCGCGTTACTCCGCGTGTCGGGCGGCCCGGGGTTGGTCCTGACCCTGAGCGATCCCGCGGTCCTCGCCGGGCTGCTGATTGGGGCCATGCTTCCCTTCTGGTTCAGTTCCATGCTCTTCCACGCCGTGGGCACCTGCGCCAACACGATGATTATCGAGGTGCGCCGACAGTTTGCCGAAATTCCGGGATTGCGCGAGGGACTGGAGAGCGTCCGCCCCGATAGTGAGCGGTGTGTGGACATTGCGACCCGCGGCGCTATTCGGGGCATGCTGCTGCCCGGTACCCTCAGTATCTCGGTCCCTGTGTTCATCGGCCTGTTCCTCGGCCCCGAAGCCCTGGCCGGCCTGCTGGTCGGCGCCCTCGCCACGGGCGTCATGCTCGGCATCCAAACGGCCAACAGCGGTGGCGCCATGGACAACGCGAAGAAATACATCGAAGCGGGCCAACACGGCGGGAAGAACTCGGACGCCCACCGCGCCGCCGTCGTGGCGGACACCGTGGGCGATCCGCTCAAAGACACGGTTGGTCCTTCGCTCAATATCCTGATCAAATTCATGTGTGTCATCGCCCTGGTGCTGGCTCCGCTCTTCGCGGGGTGA
- the rnc gene encoding ribonuclease III, with amino-acid sequence MGLAKRLGFEIRDATLYDRALTHSSSQSEGEQAGYDYESLEFLGDAVLGLAIAHSLFERLPDLRPGDYSRMRAGLVNRKTVARVGGALEIAPHVRLGKGEELSGGRERIALLADCMEALIGAIYLDHGYDAARDFVVRVFASEVELARRSNLYGDYKSRLQNYCQAQRMPLPRFNLVRSEGPDHQKEFEVEVELRGEPRGRGVGNTIKEAEQQAAREALLQEGHELPA; translated from the coding sequence ATGGGTCTGGCCAAACGGCTGGGCTTTGAGATCCGCGACGCGACCCTCTATGACCGTGCCCTGACCCACTCCTCCAGCCAGTCGGAAGGCGAGCAGGCGGGCTATGACTATGAATCCTTGGAATTCCTGGGCGACGCCGTGCTTGGCCTGGCGATCGCCCATAGTCTTTTTGAGCGCTTGCCCGATCTCCGCCCCGGTGATTACAGCCGTATGCGCGCCGGGCTCGTGAACCGGAAAACCGTGGCCCGCGTGGGTGGCGCGCTCGAAATCGCCCCCCATGTCCGCCTCGGCAAAGGCGAAGAACTCTCCGGAGGCCGGGAACGGATCGCCCTGCTTGCCGATTGCATGGAGGCCCTGATCGGCGCCATCTACCTCGATCACGGCTACGACGCCGCCCGTGATTTCGTGGTCCGCGTTTTCGCCAGCGAGGTCGAACTCGCCCGCCGCAGCAACCTCTACGGCGATTACAAGTCCCGCCTTCAAAACTACTGTCAGGCGCAGCGCATGCCCCTGCCGCGCTTCAATCTCGTGCGTTCGGAAGGCCCCGATCACCAGAAGGAATTTGAGGTGGAAGTGGAGCTCCGGGGCGAGCCTCGGGGCCGGGGCGTCGGCAATACCATCAAAGAGGCCGAGCAGCAGGCCGCGCGGGAAGCCCTGCTCCAGGAAGGGCACGAACTCCCCGCCTGA
- the fabF gene encoding beta-ketoacyl-ACP synthase II: protein MSTKVVVTGLGVVSPVGNDIDTFWKNICAGKSGIRAIDQFDTSDLTAKIAGIAEDVEIDGLDNKEMRRMSRYAQFAIFAAEQAWKQAGLDINKEDPYRCGTSVGSGIGGLNEINIDSVRMAEGGARRVSPLMVPKGLANMAAGAVAIHLGLLGPNKCVVTACASGTHSLGDAASLIQSGKADVMVAGGAEATVIPFGIAGFCAMKALSTRNDEPERASRPFDLDRNGFVMGEGAGIMVLESEEHAKARGAEILGVVAGMGDTCDAYHITAPRPDGSGVAAAMREALREAKLNPEDIGYFNAHGTSTKLNDAGECKALHVVFGEETPPTSSTKSMIGHLLGAAGGVEAVICILAMRDGILPPNINYDTPDPECQLNLVANTAMEKKVSAVMSNSLGFGGHNASIILTKYE, encoded by the coding sequence ATGAGCACGAAGGTCGTTGTAACCGGACTCGGTGTTGTTTCGCCGGTAGGGAATGATATTGATACATTCTGGAAGAACATCTGCGCCGGAAAATCCGGTATCCGGGCAATCGACCAGTTTGACACGTCCGACCTGACGGCCAAGATTGCCGGCATCGCGGAAGACGTGGAAATCGACGGGTTGGACAACAAGGAAATGCGGCGCATGAGCCGCTACGCCCAGTTTGCCATCTTCGCCGCCGAGCAGGCCTGGAAACAGGCGGGCCTCGATATCAACAAGGAAGATCCCTACCGCTGCGGCACCAGCGTTGGCTCCGGTATCGGCGGCCTCAACGAGATCAATATTGACTCCGTCCGCATGGCCGAAGGCGGCGCGCGGCGCGTGTCTCCCCTCATGGTCCCCAAGGGCCTCGCCAACATGGCCGCCGGCGCCGTCGCCATCCACCTCGGACTGCTCGGCCCGAACAAGTGCGTCGTGACCGCCTGCGCCAGCGGCACCCACTCCCTCGGCGACGCCGCCAGCCTGATTCAGTCCGGCAAGGCCGACGTCATGGTGGCCGGCGGTGCGGAAGCGACTGTCATCCCCTTCGGGATCGCCGGTTTCTGCGCCATGAAGGCCCTTTCCACGCGCAACGACGAACCCGAACGGGCCAGCCGCCCCTTTGATCTGGATCGCAATGGCTTTGTCATGGGCGAAGGCGCCGGCATTATGGTGCTGGAATCCGAAGAGCACGCCAAAGCCCGCGGCGCCGAAATCCTCGGCGTCGTCGCCGGCATGGGCGACACCTGCGACGCCTACCACATTACCGCGCCCCGTCCCGACGGTTCCGGCGTGGCCGCGGCCATGCGGGAGGCGCTCCGGGAAGCCAAATTGAATCCCGAAGACATCGGCTATTTTAACGCCCACGGCACCAGCACCAAGTTGAACGATGCCGGCGAGTGCAAGGCCCTCCACGTGGTTTTCGGCGAAGAAACGCCCCCCACGAGCTCCACCAAGTCCATGATCGGTCACCTGCTCGGTGCCGCGGGCGGCGTGGAGGCGGTGATCTGCATCCTCGCCATGCGCGATGGCATCCTGCCCCCCAACATCAACTACGATACGCCCGATCCCGAGTGCCAGCTTAATCTCGTGGCGAATACCGCCATGGAGAAGAAGGTGTCCGCGGTCATGTCCAACTCCCTGGGATTCGGCGGGCACAACGCCTCCATCATCTTGACGAAGTATGAGTGA
- a CDS encoding acyl carrier protein — translation MASEADVAATIKDIIAERLDKSADEVVESAGFMEDLGADSLDLTELLMALEEEFNIDIDDDANQIETVGDAIKYIQSKL, via the coding sequence ATGGCAAGCGAAGCAGATGTAGCAGCAACAATTAAAGATATTATTGCCGAGCGTCTTGACAAAAGTGCCGACGAAGTGGTTGAAAGTGCTGGGTTTATGGAAGATCTTGGGGCCGATTCCCTCGACCTTACCGAGCTCTTGATGGCCCTGGAAGAAGAATTCAACATCGATATCGATGATGATGCAAACCAGATTGAAACCGTCGGGGACGCGATTAAGTATATACAGTCTAAGCTTTAA